One Leptolyngbya sp. SIO1E4 genomic window, CAATGGCTGGCAGCAGGTATTCCTTAAAGTAGGCGGTGCAGTTGCCTTTACTGCCAAAGATGTCATCCCAGTAATCTTCGATACGGTGGGGCAACTGCAATTTGCGGGCCACAACTGCACAAAACCATCGCAAAAGACTGCCCAAATCTTTAAAGGTGGCGCGATCCGCATGTTGAAAACTAATCGGAATCGCCCGATAGTTCTTCTCCTGTGCTCGATTTAGAATCCGCGCCATCAGCGCAGTCTTCCCCATTTGCCGAGGAGCTTTAATGCGGATTAAGGCCCCCGCTCGCCCAATTTCCTCATAGCACTGCGCTTCATAGGGAATGCGTTCTACATAGAACTTTGAGTCTGGACGGACTTGAACTCTGGGAAGCTCGGGTTCAGCAACAGGGGAAGGGTGAATGACCGTTGATTGTGAGGTCAAATATTCTGCATCATATTTTGTATTAACGTTGCGACTACCTCCTAAAGCGTTGAGGTTGGGCTGAAGGTCACCCAAAGCTTCCAAATCCTGACTCTCGGCGGTCAACGTTGCAAATGCAAACTGAGACATGGCTTTGGCATCCTGCTCCAGGATGGCCTTTAGCTGTGGCAAAGTTTTGGAGGCGCAGGCATCGGGCTGCCACACCCAGTGATAGGCCCCCGCCAGATAGTTTCGTAAGTCGTAGCTGAGGAGAGATGGGTGGGCATTCTCCAGCCAGAGAACAACTAACTGTGGCGGAGGATTTCCCTGACCACCAACCTCCTGACGAAGCTGGCGCAACTGTTCAATCGCCATCTCGCTAACAGCCGTTTGAGGCGAGAGTAGCAGGATAAAACAGTTACATCGCTGTAGCGCTTGGGTAACGGGTTCTTGAGTATTTTCCTGGTCTGTTAATAGTGTGGACGTAATCGTATCTAAGTTGTTGACAAAGATTTGATACCCAAACGGCTTCAGCCCCTCTGACAGAGTTGTGGCGATCGCCTGATCGGGACGTTGCCCTCGATAGCTAATAAAAACATGTATTCGGCTTTGCCAAGCCCGCTCCACAATACCTTTCAGCTGTTTCTTTCGAACAGTTTCTCCAAGTACTGGAGTGAGTTTTTGCCAGAGGCGATAGCTGACTGTTTTCTCTACATATGCAGGGTTGTGGGGATGAATTTCTTCATAGGTCTTCCCTTGCCAAGAACCCATGAATACCTTTACTTCTGTATCATTCAGGCGCTTTCCAGTCTTTGCGTAAAGGCGCTGTTCGACAAACGCAAGTGCTTCATTAACGTCCATGCCAACGAATTCAATGTAAGGATCAATGCGCCAAACACCGACTGGGCATCAAGACAGGAGTCTGAGTCTGGCAGATAATAAAGCACCCTATTGTTAGTGATAACACTGACATTCAAACAAAACAAAAATGCTTGCTGTATGATTTCAATCACAGATCTGGTGTGATGAAGGACAATTCTATTGTCTTAGGACCTAAATCCGTATTTCTTAATCTACTTTAGCTCGTCTATTGATAGTTTGATTTATCGCTCCGACAGTCTGATTTACTGCGGCTAAGGAGGATGCAGAGGTTTGATTAGGTTATATGAGTTTAAAGGGCACTCGTTAAATTTAATCTAAGTAGACCACCCAGTATTTTGGCTTTATGCGGGTGAGCTTGCACCCCAATCACTGCACGATAGATAAAGAACGTTAGCGACAAGAATCCTTGACAAGCACTAGCCATAGCGGTTCTGCATAATGGAACAGCGTTGATTTCTTAGATTAGCTATCAATAGATCCAACTGTAGGAAGCTGATTTCGGATAAAAGCAGGGGCTTAGCGCTAAAAAATATCTGACTTTTTTGGAATTGCTGAGGTTTTCTGGTTGTTTTTTAAAAGCGTATGCGGGATAGTCATCCCATAACTGCTCTTGCTAATAGAGGCTAGATTCACCTCTAACAAGTCCTTTAATGATGGGAAGCTTACTATTTACGTAAGCTGACGCCATGAAATGTGACCAGCACAGAATTAATGGAAAACACTGTTCTCTAACTCAAAACTATTGAGCTATTGCAGCTCAAAATCCTGAGAGAAAGAACCATCATTTCCTGATCAAAATCACATTTTACCTTGATTTGAATCGCCCTTAAATTTGAGTAAAACGGCTAGATTGAGTGTACTCCACTCATTTATGAACTCTGTCTTGTCTTCTCAGAATGCCCCCCACCTGAAGTGAGATACAGGGAGTTGAGAAGATAGCGCTTCTCCTGAAAAATCGGCCTCGTTAAAAGACACCTTACATGCTCAAGGAGACACGTAGAATGATGAGATTTGACACTTTCTTGGCAGCTGTAGGCGATCGCTGCCAGGTCATGTTTGGCCAGAATGGGGGCCGATACGCTCGAATTTTTTCCGATATTGCAACCCCAACGTTGTTTGAGCTGGCTGCTAGTGATGCGCCGTATCACACCGTTAACCATACGCTGCAAGTGATGAAAGTCGGGCAAGCCATCTTAG contains:
- a CDS encoding AAA-like domain-containing protein, translated to MDVNEALAFVEQRLYAKTGKRLNDTEVKVFMGSWQGKTYEEIHPHNPAYVEKTVSYRLWQKLTPVLGETVRKKQLKGIVERAWQSRIHVFISYRGQRPDQAIATTLSEGLKPFGYQIFVNNLDTITSTLLTDQENTQEPVTQALQRCNCFILLLSPQTAVSEMAIEQLRQLRQEVGGQGNPPPQLVVLWLENAHPSLLSYDLRNYLAGAYHWVWQPDACASKTLPQLKAILEQDAKAMSQFAFATLTAESQDLEALGDLQPNLNALGGSRNVNTKYDAEYLTSQSTVIHPSPVAEPELPRVQVRPDSKFYVERIPYEAQCYEEIGRAGALIRIKAPRQMGKTALMARILNRAQEKNYRAIPISFQHADRATFKDLGSLLRWFCAVVARKLQLPHRIEDYWDDIFGSKGNCTAYFKEYLLPAIESPLVLGLDEVDKVFQYPTVADDFFGLLRAWYEEGSYGSDDSKLWERLRLVIVHSTEVYLPLDVNQSPFNVGLPIELPEFTPEQVTDLVNRHGLVFSAEEVKTLMALVGGHPYLVRLALYHLVQYRLTLTELCDTGPTEAGIYGDHLRRHLSNLERNPELAGAYRAILDASIPLQLDSEPMFKLHSLGLVHLKGNGAVPSFELYRRYFSDRLQPPSS